In one Antennarius striatus isolate MH-2024 chromosome 1, ASM4005453v1, whole genome shotgun sequence genomic region, the following are encoded:
- the LOC137592382 gene encoding troponin T, fast skeletal muscle isoforms-like isoform X1, producing the protein MSVVFINGLLRHLPSSWRFGACCVPVAQEEELVEVEVAPEAEAQVEAEPEVEPEPEPEPEPEPEPQEVVQRVVRDEEEAYEEEDEGDQDEEKPKYKPAAPKIPDGEKVDFDDIQKKRQNKDLVELQSLIDAHFECRKKEEEELIGLKERIEKRRAERAEQQRIRAEKDKERQARREAERQRKEDADAHRKAEDEAKKKIALTNMGSGYSGILQRAEQRRGKKQTEREKKKKIMAERCKPLNIDNFNEDNLREKAKELWEWLHNLEAVKYDHREKLKRQTYEVISLRNRIDELQKHSKKGAATRRRRK; encoded by the exons ATGTCTGTGGTCTTCATTAACGGCCTTCTCCGACACCTTCCCTCTTCCTGGCGGTTCGGTGCATGCTGCGTACCCGTagcccaggaggaggagctagTAGAAGTAGAAGTAGCTCCTGAGGCGGAGGCTCAGGTAGAAGCAGAGCCAGAGGTAGAGCCCGAACCAGAACCTgagccagagccagaaccagagccgCAGGAGGTGGTCCAGCGGGTGGTTCGTGACGAGGAAG AGGCCTATGAAGAGGAAG ACGAGGGGGATCAAGATG AAGAGAAGCCGAAGTACAA ACCAGCTGCGCCAAAGATACCTGATGGCGAGAAAGTGGACTTTGAT GACATCCAGAAGAAACGTCAAAACAAAGACCTGGTCGAGCTGCAGTCGCTGATCGACGCTCACTTCGAGTgcaggaagaaggaggaggaggagctcattGGTCTCAAAGAGAGGATT GAAAAGCGTCGCGCTGAACGGGCCGAACAGCAGAGGATTCGTGCCGAAAAGGATAAAGAGAGGCAGGCCAGGAGAGAG GCTGAGCGTCAGAGAAAGGAGGACGCCGACGCCCACAGGAAGGCTGAGGATGAAGCCAAGAAGAAGATCGCGCTGACCAACATGGGATCGGGCTACAGCGGCATCCTGCAGAGG GCTGAGCAGAGACGGGGTAAGAAGCAGAccgaaagagaaaagaagaagaagatcatggCTGAGAGATGCAAACCCCTGAACATCGACAACTTCAACGAGGACAATCTGAG GGAAAAGGCGAAGGAGCTGTGGGAGTGGCTGCACAACCTTGAGGCGGTGAAATACGACCACCGCGAGAAGCTGAAGAGGCAAACATATGAG GTGATCTCTCTTAGGAACCGCATCGATGAGCTGCAGAAGCA CAGCAAGAAAGGAGCCGCCACGCGCCGCCGCAGGAAGTGA
- the LOC137592382 gene encoding troponin T, fast skeletal muscle isoforms-like isoform X3, producing MSVVFINGLLRHLPSSWRFGACCVPVAQEEELVEVEVAPEAEAQVEAEPEVEPEPEPEPEPEPEPQEVVQRVVRDEEEEKPKYKPAAPKIPDGEKVDFDDIQKKRQNKDLVELQSLIDAHFECRKKEEEELIGLKERIEKRRAERAEQQRIRAEKDKERQARREAERQRKEDADAHRKAEDEAKKKIALTNMGSGYSGILQRAEQRRGKKQTEREKKKKIMAERCKPLNIDNFNEDNLREKAKELWEWLHNLEAVKYDHREKLKRQTYEVISLRNRIDELQKHSKKGAATRRRRK from the exons ATGTCTGTGGTCTTCATTAACGGCCTTCTCCGACACCTTCCCTCTTCCTGGCGGTTCGGTGCATGCTGCGTACCCGTagcccaggaggaggagctagTAGAAGTAGAAGTAGCTCCTGAGGCGGAGGCTCAGGTAGAAGCAGAGCCAGAGGTAGAGCCCGAACCAGAACCTgagccagagccagaaccagagccgCAGGAGGTGGTCCAGCGGGTGGTTCGTGACGAGGAAG AAGAGAAGCCGAAGTACAA ACCAGCTGCGCCAAAGATACCTGATGGCGAGAAAGTGGACTTTGAT GACATCCAGAAGAAACGTCAAAACAAAGACCTGGTCGAGCTGCAGTCGCTGATCGACGCTCACTTCGAGTgcaggaagaaggaggaggaggagctcattGGTCTCAAAGAGAGGATT GAAAAGCGTCGCGCTGAACGGGCCGAACAGCAGAGGATTCGTGCCGAAAAGGATAAAGAGAGGCAGGCCAGGAGAGAG GCTGAGCGTCAGAGAAAGGAGGACGCCGACGCCCACAGGAAGGCTGAGGATGAAGCCAAGAAGAAGATCGCGCTGACCAACATGGGATCGGGCTACAGCGGCATCCTGCAGAGG GCTGAGCAGAGACGGGGTAAGAAGCAGAccgaaagagaaaagaagaagaagatcatggCTGAGAGATGCAAACCCCTGAACATCGACAACTTCAACGAGGACAATCTGAG GGAAAAGGCGAAGGAGCTGTGGGAGTGGCTGCACAACCTTGAGGCGGTGAAATACGACCACCGCGAGAAGCTGAAGAGGCAAACATATGAG GTGATCTCTCTTAGGAACCGCATCGATGAGCTGCAGAAGCA CAGCAAGAAAGGAGCCGCCACGCGCCGCCGCAGGAAGTGA
- the LOC137592382 gene encoding troponin T, fast skeletal muscle isoforms-like isoform X2 has protein sequence MSVVFINGLLRHLPSSWRFGACCVPVAQEEELVEVEVAPEAEAQVEAEPEVEPEPEPEPEPEPEPQEVVQRVVRDEEEAYEEEEEKPKYKPAAPKIPDGEKVDFDDIQKKRQNKDLVELQSLIDAHFECRKKEEEELIGLKERIEKRRAERAEQQRIRAEKDKERQARREAERQRKEDADAHRKAEDEAKKKIALTNMGSGYSGILQRAEQRRGKKQTEREKKKKIMAERCKPLNIDNFNEDNLREKAKELWEWLHNLEAVKYDHREKLKRQTYEVISLRNRIDELQKHSKKGAATRRRRK, from the exons ATGTCTGTGGTCTTCATTAACGGCCTTCTCCGACACCTTCCCTCTTCCTGGCGGTTCGGTGCATGCTGCGTACCCGTagcccaggaggaggagctagTAGAAGTAGAAGTAGCTCCTGAGGCGGAGGCTCAGGTAGAAGCAGAGCCAGAGGTAGAGCCCGAACCAGAACCTgagccagagccagaaccagagccgCAGGAGGTGGTCCAGCGGGTGGTTCGTGACGAGGAAG AGGCCTATGAAGAGGAAG AAGAGAAGCCGAAGTACAA ACCAGCTGCGCCAAAGATACCTGATGGCGAGAAAGTGGACTTTGAT GACATCCAGAAGAAACGTCAAAACAAAGACCTGGTCGAGCTGCAGTCGCTGATCGACGCTCACTTCGAGTgcaggaagaaggaggaggaggagctcattGGTCTCAAAGAGAGGATT GAAAAGCGTCGCGCTGAACGGGCCGAACAGCAGAGGATTCGTGCCGAAAAGGATAAAGAGAGGCAGGCCAGGAGAGAG GCTGAGCGTCAGAGAAAGGAGGACGCCGACGCCCACAGGAAGGCTGAGGATGAAGCCAAGAAGAAGATCGCGCTGACCAACATGGGATCGGGCTACAGCGGCATCCTGCAGAGG GCTGAGCAGAGACGGGGTAAGAAGCAGAccgaaagagaaaagaagaagaagatcatggCTGAGAGATGCAAACCCCTGAACATCGACAACTTCAACGAGGACAATCTGAG GGAAAAGGCGAAGGAGCTGTGGGAGTGGCTGCACAACCTTGAGGCGGTGAAATACGACCACCGCGAGAAGCTGAAGAGGCAAACATATGAG GTGATCTCTCTTAGGAACCGCATCGATGAGCTGCAGAAGCA CAGCAAGAAAGGAGCCGCCACGCGCCGCCGCAGGAAGTGA
- the LOC137592359 gene encoding lymphocyte-specific protein 1-like isoform X1: MSESIRRRSSSRQLLQNLIRVTAQRSQEDAEEVERERRRRSRDKDRGHGGPTWPEPPHHGDPPELEEDLTASYVLVLEEDEGFSDWSHRLENRNDVQDDCGAGGVLKFSTPRWNQEEEKGEEEEEGCEERSGRFLEGSPAPHIGGSCRVEEQEEQMEWRSAETQWSPGGEEEEEELSFTREEEEVLTFRREEEEEEKIPNKRWSEGRSSEEVSSGGEESLTCYGPMSPTFKKLLIQFYPDEANSKVSTDGKCTILERAESLRRSTNNVKKTPLPVSKIDKKLQQYTHALEVKTRHPLSGSRCVRVGVSFLKTALGPVSVFSQVSSKEGRSGCHPLPDVMGTTEPVSSMKTLFEAGDAWSQSPVSGTPSKEADGLKVGVADLINQWVKGSEDGSRCSSPCKPADVSSGKRFRFVVTGHGKYVKVSEGGGGGGEAAGQFYEDF; the protein is encoded by the exons ATGTCGGAGTCCATCAGGAGGAGAAGCTCCAGCAGGCAGCTCCTGCAGAACCTGATCAG GGTAACGGCCCAGAGGAGCCAGGAAGACGCCGAGGAGGTGGAGCGGGAGCGCCGGAGGAGGTCCAGAGACAAGGATAGAGGGCATGGGGGTCCGACGTGGCCGGAGCCCCCCCACCACGGCGACCCACCAGA gCTGGAGGAGGACCTGACGGCCAGCTACGTCCTGGTcctggaggaagacgagggctTCAGCGACTGGAGCCACCGGCTGGAGAACCGGAACGACGTCCAGGACGACTGCGGCGCCGGCGGCGTGCTGAAGTTCTCCACGCCGAGGTGgaaccaggaggaggaaaagggcgaagaggaggaggaagggtgtGAAGAACGAAGCGGACGGTTCCTGGAGGGTTCCCCCGCACCTCACATTGGGGGGTCCTGCAgggtggaggagcaggaggagcagatggagtGGAGGTCAGCAGAAACTCAATGGAGCCccggaggtgaggaggaggaggaagagctgagCTTCACacgggaagaggaggaagtccTGACCttcaggagggaggaggaagaggaggagaagatccCAAACAAG AGGTGGTCGGAGGGCAGGAGCAGCGAGGAGGTGAGCAGCGGCGGCGAGGAGTCGCTCACCTGCTACGGTCCCATGAGCCCCACGTTCAAG AAACTCCTCATCCAGTTCTACCCG gatgaagccaacagcaaaGTCTCCACAGATGGGAAATGCACG ATCCTGGAGAGAGCCGAGTCGCTGAGGAGAAG CACCAACAACGTCAAGAAgacgccacttcctgtttccaagATTGACAAGAAGCTGCAGCAGTACACACACGCGCTGGAGGTGAAAACCCGTCATCCCTTGTCCGGTAGCCGGTGTGTTAGAGTTGGGGTCTCCTTCCTGAAAACCGCCCTCGGTCCCGTTTCTGTATTCTCACAGGTGTCGTCTAAAGAGGGTAGATCAGGTTGTCACCCCCTGCCGGACGTAATGGGTACCACCGAACCCGTGTCCTCCATGAAGACTCTGTTTGAGGCGGGGGACGCCTGGAGCCAGAGCCCCGTCTCAGGAACCCCATCTAAG GAGGCAGATGGGTTAAAAGTGGGCGTTGCTGATCTCATCAACCAATGGGTGAAAGGCAGTGAAGATGGGAGCAGGTGCAGCTCACCTTGCAAACCTGCA GATGTCTCCAGTGGGAAGAGATTCAGGTTTGTGGTGACGGGTCACGGAAAATATGTGAAGGTGTCCGagggcggcggcggtggcggcgagGCAG CTGGACAGTTCTACGAAGATTTTTGA
- the LOC137592359 gene encoding lymphocyte-specific protein 1-like isoform X3, with amino-acid sequence MSESIRRRSSSRQLLQNLIRLEEDLTASYVLVLEEDEGFSDWSHRLENRNDVQDDCGAGGVLKFSTPRWNQEEEKGEEEEEGCEERSGRFLEGSPAPHIGGSCRVEEQEEQMEWRSAETQWSPGGEEEEEELSFTREEEEVLTFRREEEEEEKIPNKRWSEGRSSEEVSSGGEESLTCYGPMSPTFKKLLIQFYPDEANSKVSTDGKCTILERAESLRRSTNNVKKTPLPVSKIDKKLQQYTHALEVKTRHPLSGSRCVRVGVSFLKTALGPVSVFSQVSSKEGRSGCHPLPDVMGTTEPVSSMKTLFEAGDAWSQSPVSGTPSKEADGLKVGVADLINQWVKGSEDGSRCSSPCKPADVSSGKRFRFVVTGHGKYVKVSEGGGGGGEAAGQFYEDF; translated from the exons ATGTCGGAGTCCATCAGGAGGAGAAGCTCCAGCAGGCAGCTCCTGCAGAACCTGATCAG gCTGGAGGAGGACCTGACGGCCAGCTACGTCCTGGTcctggaggaagacgagggctTCAGCGACTGGAGCCACCGGCTGGAGAACCGGAACGACGTCCAGGACGACTGCGGCGCCGGCGGCGTGCTGAAGTTCTCCACGCCGAGGTGgaaccaggaggaggaaaagggcgaagaggaggaggaagggtgtGAAGAACGAAGCGGACGGTTCCTGGAGGGTTCCCCCGCACCTCACATTGGGGGGTCCTGCAgggtggaggagcaggaggagcagatggagtGGAGGTCAGCAGAAACTCAATGGAGCCccggaggtgaggaggaggaggaagagctgagCTTCACacgggaagaggaggaagtccTGACCttcaggagggaggaggaagaggaggagaagatccCAAACAAG AGGTGGTCGGAGGGCAGGAGCAGCGAGGAGGTGAGCAGCGGCGGCGAGGAGTCGCTCACCTGCTACGGTCCCATGAGCCCCACGTTCAAG AAACTCCTCATCCAGTTCTACCCG gatgaagccaacagcaaaGTCTCCACAGATGGGAAATGCACG ATCCTGGAGAGAGCCGAGTCGCTGAGGAGAAG CACCAACAACGTCAAGAAgacgccacttcctgtttccaagATTGACAAGAAGCTGCAGCAGTACACACACGCGCTGGAGGTGAAAACCCGTCATCCCTTGTCCGGTAGCCGGTGTGTTAGAGTTGGGGTCTCCTTCCTGAAAACCGCCCTCGGTCCCGTTTCTGTATTCTCACAGGTGTCGTCTAAAGAGGGTAGATCAGGTTGTCACCCCCTGCCGGACGTAATGGGTACCACCGAACCCGTGTCCTCCATGAAGACTCTGTTTGAGGCGGGGGACGCCTGGAGCCAGAGCCCCGTCTCAGGAACCCCATCTAAG GAGGCAGATGGGTTAAAAGTGGGCGTTGCTGATCTCATCAACCAATGGGTGAAAGGCAGTGAAGATGGGAGCAGGTGCAGCTCACCTTGCAAACCTGCA GATGTCTCCAGTGGGAAGAGATTCAGGTTTGTGGTGACGGGTCACGGAAAATATGTGAAGGTGTCCGagggcggcggcggtggcggcgagGCAG CTGGACAGTTCTACGAAGATTTTTGA
- the LOC137592359 gene encoding lymphocyte-specific protein 1-like isoform X2: MSESIRRRSSSRQLLQNLIRVTAQRSQEDAEEVERERRRRSRDKDRGHGGPTWPEPPHHGDPPELEEDLTASYVLVLEEDEGFSDWSHRLENRNDVQDDCGAGGVLKFSTPRWNQEEEKGEEEEEGCEERSGRFLEGSPAPHIGGSCRVEEQEEQMEWRSAETQWSPGGEEEEEELSFTREEEEVLTFRREEEEEEKIPNKRWSEGRSSEEVSSGGEESLTCYGPMSPTFKKLLIQFYPDEANSKVSTDGKCTILERAESLRRSTNNVKKTPLPVSKIDKKLQQYTHALEVSSKEGRSGCHPLPDVMGTTEPVSSMKTLFEAGDAWSQSPVSGTPSKEADGLKVGVADLINQWVKGSEDGSRCSSPCKPADVSSGKRFRFVVTGHGKYVKVSEGGGGGGEAAGQFYEDF; this comes from the exons ATGTCGGAGTCCATCAGGAGGAGAAGCTCCAGCAGGCAGCTCCTGCAGAACCTGATCAG GGTAACGGCCCAGAGGAGCCAGGAAGACGCCGAGGAGGTGGAGCGGGAGCGCCGGAGGAGGTCCAGAGACAAGGATAGAGGGCATGGGGGTCCGACGTGGCCGGAGCCCCCCCACCACGGCGACCCACCAGA gCTGGAGGAGGACCTGACGGCCAGCTACGTCCTGGTcctggaggaagacgagggctTCAGCGACTGGAGCCACCGGCTGGAGAACCGGAACGACGTCCAGGACGACTGCGGCGCCGGCGGCGTGCTGAAGTTCTCCACGCCGAGGTGgaaccaggaggaggaaaagggcgaagaggaggaggaagggtgtGAAGAACGAAGCGGACGGTTCCTGGAGGGTTCCCCCGCACCTCACATTGGGGGGTCCTGCAgggtggaggagcaggaggagcagatggagtGGAGGTCAGCAGAAACTCAATGGAGCCccggaggtgaggaggaggaggaagagctgagCTTCACacgggaagaggaggaagtccTGACCttcaggagggaggaggaagaggaggagaagatccCAAACAAG AGGTGGTCGGAGGGCAGGAGCAGCGAGGAGGTGAGCAGCGGCGGCGAGGAGTCGCTCACCTGCTACGGTCCCATGAGCCCCACGTTCAAG AAACTCCTCATCCAGTTCTACCCG gatgaagccaacagcaaaGTCTCCACAGATGGGAAATGCACG ATCCTGGAGAGAGCCGAGTCGCTGAGGAGAAG CACCAACAACGTCAAGAAgacgccacttcctgtttccaagATTGACAAGAAGCTGCAGCAGTACACACACGCGCTGGAG GTGTCGTCTAAAGAGGGTAGATCAGGTTGTCACCCCCTGCCGGACGTAATGGGTACCACCGAACCCGTGTCCTCCATGAAGACTCTGTTTGAGGCGGGGGACGCCTGGAGCCAGAGCCCCGTCTCAGGAACCCCATCTAAG GAGGCAGATGGGTTAAAAGTGGGCGTTGCTGATCTCATCAACCAATGGGTGAAAGGCAGTGAAGATGGGAGCAGGTGCAGCTCACCTTGCAAACCTGCA GATGTCTCCAGTGGGAAGAGATTCAGGTTTGTGGTGACGGGTCACGGAAAATATGTGAAGGTGTCCGagggcggcggcggtggcggcgagGCAG CTGGACAGTTCTACGAAGATTTTTGA